The Syngnathus typhle isolate RoL2023-S1 ecotype Sweden linkage group LG6, RoL_Styp_1.0, whole genome shotgun sequence genome has a window encoding:
- the LOC133155716 gene encoding tubulin-specific chaperone cofactor E-like protein isoform X1, whose protein sequence is MESPVCQDGRTFMEVINEKYSPENFPCRRGLGIGVVVLPTACPQGSPMKDRLNLPSVLVLNGCGITKAGDQSEIAAFCAHVMELDLSHNNFQDWHEVLSLGLFIYSFSVFPENTEMIKDRVMHVVIIAHGSHVAHELRFFFFSPFFVSTQSSRNRKKTCHIDTTSFQIGKIVSNIPNLGFLNLSSNPLAGMTLEPQCAEAFSRVRRLVLNNTQVSWDTVMLLTREIPELEELFLCLNEYSGVRASSVVCPSLRLLHITDNNLLDWGEVRKFGSMFPGLDTLVMANNNLASIQDSKDILQRLFPNLRSINLHNSGLNRWEDIEKLNFFPKLEEVRLQGIPLLQTYTNKERRSLMIAQLPSISLLNGSLVTESEREDAERFFIRYHLHCPEEELPRRYHCLVNKYGKLEPLAEIDLRPRCHAQVEVHCEEKVEQLNIRLDQTVAELKKQLTSVVQLSTNSMRLYYIDRNSAFGPDELKYNTRALHSYNIQDGDEILVVPKSK, encoded by the exons ATGGAGTCACCAGTGTGCCAGGATGGCCGAACGTTTATGGAGGTGATCAATGAAAAGTACAGTCCAGAGAACTTTCCGTGCCGTCGAGGCTTGGGCATAGGGGTAGTGGTGCTGCCCACTGCATGTCCCCAAGGGTCCCCCATGAAAG ACCGCTTGAACTTGCCCAGCGTGCTAGTGTTGAATGGATGTGGAATCACCAAGGCAGGAGACCAGAGTGAAATTGCAGCCTTTTGTGCCCACGTCATGGAGCTGGACCTGTCCCATAACAACTTTCAAGACTGGCATGAGGTGCTGTCTCTGGGTctgttcatttattcattttcagtATTTCCAGAGAACACGGAAATGATCAAAGACagggtgatgcatgttgtaatAATTGCACATGGCTCCCATGTCGCCCATGAgctcaggttttttttcttttctccgttTTTTGTTAGCACGCAATCCAgtagaaacagaaaaaaaacatgtcatatCGACACTACCTCTTTTCAGATTGGaaaaattgtttcaaacatCCCCAATCTGGGATTTCTTAATCTGAGCTCCAACCCGCTAGCAGGGATGACCCTTGAGCCGCAGTGCGCTGAAGCCTTTTCTCGGGTCCGGCGCCTCGTCCTTAACAACACCCAAGTGTCCTGGGACACTGTGATGCTGCTCACCCGTGAGATCCCCGA GCTCGAGGAGTTGTTCCTGTGCCTTAATGAGTACAGTGGCGTGCGAGCCTCCAGTGTGGTCTGCCCTAGCCTCCGCCTGCTGCACATCACAGACAACAATCTACTCGACTGGGGTGAAGTACGCAAGTTTGGATCAATGTTCCCTGGGCTGGACACTCTGGTCATGGCCAACAACAATTTAGCGTCTATACAGGACAGCAAAGATATCCTGCAACGGCTCTTCCCCAACCTTCGCAGCATCAACCTCCACAACTCAG GTCTTAATCGATGGGAAGACATTGAGAAATTGAACTTCTTTCCTAAACTGGAGGAAGTGCGATTACAAGGCATCCCCTTACTGCAAACATACACCAACAAGGAGCGGCGCAGCCTGATGATTGCGCA GCTTCCCTCTATATCACTGCTGAATGGAAGCCTTGTAACGGAAAGCGAGAGAGAAGATGCCGAGAGGTTCTTCATCCGTTACCACTTGCACTGTCCTGAGGAGGAACTGCCTCGCCG ATACCATTGTCTGGTAAACAAGTATGGGAAGTTGGAACCTCTGGCTGAGATCGATCTCCGACCACGCTGCCATGCTCAAGTTGAGGTTCACTGTGAAGAAAAAGTGGAACAG CTAAACATCCGTTTAGACCAGACGGTGGCCGAGCTGAAGAAGCAACTGACGTCAGTAGTGCAGCTTTCCACCAACAGCATGAGGCTCTATTACATCGACAGGAACAGTGCCTTTGGCCCGGACGAACTCAAGTACAACACGCGAGCTCTTCACTCTTATAATATCCAAGATGGTGATGAGATACTTGTTGTGCCCAAGTCCAAGTGA
- the LOC133155716 gene encoding tubulin-specific chaperone cofactor E-like protein isoform X4, producing MESPVCQDGRTFMEVINEKYSPENFPCRRGLGIGVVVLPTACPQGSPMKDRLNLPSVLVLNGCGITKAGDQSEIAAFCAHVMELDLSHNNFQDWHEVLSLGMTLEPQCAEAFSRVRRLVLNNTQVSWDTVMLLTREIPELEELFLCLNEYSGVRASSVVCPSLRLLHITDNNLLDWGEVRKFGSMFPGLDTLVMANNNLASIQDSKDILQRLFPNLRSINLHNSGLNRWEDIEKLNFFPKLEEVRLQGIPLLQTYTNKERRSLMIAQLPSISLLNGSLVTESEREDAERFFIRYHLHCPEEELPRRYHCLVNKYGKLEPLAEIDLRPRCHAQVEVHCEEKVEQLNIRLDQTVAELKKQLTSVVQLSTNSMRLYYIDRNSAFGPDELKYNTRALHSYNIQDGDEILVVPKSK from the exons ATGGAGTCACCAGTGTGCCAGGATGGCCGAACGTTTATGGAGGTGATCAATGAAAAGTACAGTCCAGAGAACTTTCCGTGCCGTCGAGGCTTGGGCATAGGGGTAGTGGTGCTGCCCACTGCATGTCCCCAAGGGTCCCCCATGAAAG ACCGCTTGAACTTGCCCAGCGTGCTAGTGTTGAATGGATGTGGAATCACCAAGGCAGGAGACCAGAGTGAAATTGCAGCCTTTTGTGCCCACGTCATGGAGCTGGACCTGTCCCATAACAACTTTCAAGACTGGCATGAGGTGCTGTCTCTGG GGATGACCCTTGAGCCGCAGTGCGCTGAAGCCTTTTCTCGGGTCCGGCGCCTCGTCCTTAACAACACCCAAGTGTCCTGGGACACTGTGATGCTGCTCACCCGTGAGATCCCCGA GCTCGAGGAGTTGTTCCTGTGCCTTAATGAGTACAGTGGCGTGCGAGCCTCCAGTGTGGTCTGCCCTAGCCTCCGCCTGCTGCACATCACAGACAACAATCTACTCGACTGGGGTGAAGTACGCAAGTTTGGATCAATGTTCCCTGGGCTGGACACTCTGGTCATGGCCAACAACAATTTAGCGTCTATACAGGACAGCAAAGATATCCTGCAACGGCTCTTCCCCAACCTTCGCAGCATCAACCTCCACAACTCAG GTCTTAATCGATGGGAAGACATTGAGAAATTGAACTTCTTTCCTAAACTGGAGGAAGTGCGATTACAAGGCATCCCCTTACTGCAAACATACACCAACAAGGAGCGGCGCAGCCTGATGATTGCGCA GCTTCCCTCTATATCACTGCTGAATGGAAGCCTTGTAACGGAAAGCGAGAGAGAAGATGCCGAGAGGTTCTTCATCCGTTACCACTTGCACTGTCCTGAGGAGGAACTGCCTCGCCG ATACCATTGTCTGGTAAACAAGTATGGGAAGTTGGAACCTCTGGCTGAGATCGATCTCCGACCACGCTGCCATGCTCAAGTTGAGGTTCACTGTGAAGAAAAAGTGGAACAG CTAAACATCCGTTTAGACCAGACGGTGGCCGAGCTGAAGAAGCAACTGACGTCAGTAGTGCAGCTTTCCACCAACAGCATGAGGCTCTATTACATCGACAGGAACAGTGCCTTTGGCCCGGACGAACTCAAGTACAACACGCGAGCTCTTCACTCTTATAATATCCAAGATGGTGATGAGATACTTGTTGTGCCCAAGTCCAAGTGA
- the LOC133155716 gene encoding tubulin-specific chaperone cofactor E-like protein isoform X3 — MESPVCQDGRTFMEVINEKYSPENFPCRRGLGIGVVVLPTACPQGSPMKDRLNLPSVLVLNGCGITKAGDQSEIAAFCAHVMELDLSHNNFQDWHEIGKIVSNIPNLGFLNLSSNPLAGMTLEPQCAEAFSRVRRLVLNNTQVSWDTVMLLTREIPELEELFLCLNEYSGVRASSVVCPSLRLLHITDNNLLDWGEVRKFGSMFPGLDTLVMANNNLASIQDSKDILQRLFPNLRSINLHNSGLNRWEDIEKLNFFPKLEEVRLQGIPLLQTYTNKERRSLMIAQLPSISLLNGSLVTESEREDAERFFIRYHLHCPEEELPRRYHCLVNKYGKLEPLAEIDLRPRCHAQVEVHCEEKVEQLNIRLDQTVAELKKQLTSVVQLSTNSMRLYYIDRNSAFGPDELKYNTRALHSYNIQDGDEILVVPKSK; from the exons ATGGAGTCACCAGTGTGCCAGGATGGCCGAACGTTTATGGAGGTGATCAATGAAAAGTACAGTCCAGAGAACTTTCCGTGCCGTCGAGGCTTGGGCATAGGGGTAGTGGTGCTGCCCACTGCATGTCCCCAAGGGTCCCCCATGAAAG ACCGCTTGAACTTGCCCAGCGTGCTAGTGTTGAATGGATGTGGAATCACCAAGGCAGGAGACCAGAGTGAAATTGCAGCCTTTTGTGCCCACGTCATGGAGCTGGACCTGTCCCATAACAACTTTCAAGACTGGCATGAG ATTGGaaaaattgtttcaaacatCCCCAATCTGGGATTTCTTAATCTGAGCTCCAACCCGCTAGCAGGGATGACCCTTGAGCCGCAGTGCGCTGAAGCCTTTTCTCGGGTCCGGCGCCTCGTCCTTAACAACACCCAAGTGTCCTGGGACACTGTGATGCTGCTCACCCGTGAGATCCCCGA GCTCGAGGAGTTGTTCCTGTGCCTTAATGAGTACAGTGGCGTGCGAGCCTCCAGTGTGGTCTGCCCTAGCCTCCGCCTGCTGCACATCACAGACAACAATCTACTCGACTGGGGTGAAGTACGCAAGTTTGGATCAATGTTCCCTGGGCTGGACACTCTGGTCATGGCCAACAACAATTTAGCGTCTATACAGGACAGCAAAGATATCCTGCAACGGCTCTTCCCCAACCTTCGCAGCATCAACCTCCACAACTCAG GTCTTAATCGATGGGAAGACATTGAGAAATTGAACTTCTTTCCTAAACTGGAGGAAGTGCGATTACAAGGCATCCCCTTACTGCAAACATACACCAACAAGGAGCGGCGCAGCCTGATGATTGCGCA GCTTCCCTCTATATCACTGCTGAATGGAAGCCTTGTAACGGAAAGCGAGAGAGAAGATGCCGAGAGGTTCTTCATCCGTTACCACTTGCACTGTCCTGAGGAGGAACTGCCTCGCCG ATACCATTGTCTGGTAAACAAGTATGGGAAGTTGGAACCTCTGGCTGAGATCGATCTCCGACCACGCTGCCATGCTCAAGTTGAGGTTCACTGTGAAGAAAAAGTGGAACAG CTAAACATCCGTTTAGACCAGACGGTGGCCGAGCTGAAGAAGCAACTGACGTCAGTAGTGCAGCTTTCCACCAACAGCATGAGGCTCTATTACATCGACAGGAACAGTGCCTTTGGCCCGGACGAACTCAAGTACAACACGCGAGCTCTTCACTCTTATAATATCCAAGATGGTGATGAGATACTTGTTGTGCCCAAGTCCAAGTGA
- the LOC133155716 gene encoding tubulin-specific chaperone cofactor E-like protein isoform X2 → MESPVCQDGRTFMEVINEKYSPENFPCRRGLGIGVVVLPTACPQGSPMKDRLNLPSVLVLNGCGITKAGDQSEIAAFCAHVMELDLSHNNFQDWHEVLSLGLFIYSFSVFPENTEMIKDRVMHVVIIAHGSHVAHELRFFFFSPFFVSTQSSRNRKKTCHIDTTSFQIGKIVSNIPNLGFLNLSSNPLAGMTLEPQCAEAFSRVRRLVLNNTQVSWDTVMLLTREIPELEELFLCLNEYSGVRASSVVCPSLRLLHITDNNLLDWGEDSKDILQRLFPNLRSINLHNSGLNRWEDIEKLNFFPKLEEVRLQGIPLLQTYTNKERRSLMIAQLPSISLLNGSLVTESEREDAERFFIRYHLHCPEEELPRRYHCLVNKYGKLEPLAEIDLRPRCHAQVEVHCEEKVEQLNIRLDQTVAELKKQLTSVVQLSTNSMRLYYIDRNSAFGPDELKYNTRALHSYNIQDGDEILVVPKSK, encoded by the exons ATGGAGTCACCAGTGTGCCAGGATGGCCGAACGTTTATGGAGGTGATCAATGAAAAGTACAGTCCAGAGAACTTTCCGTGCCGTCGAGGCTTGGGCATAGGGGTAGTGGTGCTGCCCACTGCATGTCCCCAAGGGTCCCCCATGAAAG ACCGCTTGAACTTGCCCAGCGTGCTAGTGTTGAATGGATGTGGAATCACCAAGGCAGGAGACCAGAGTGAAATTGCAGCCTTTTGTGCCCACGTCATGGAGCTGGACCTGTCCCATAACAACTTTCAAGACTGGCATGAGGTGCTGTCTCTGGGTctgttcatttattcattttcagtATTTCCAGAGAACACGGAAATGATCAAAGACagggtgatgcatgttgtaatAATTGCACATGGCTCCCATGTCGCCCATGAgctcaggttttttttcttttctccgttTTTTGTTAGCACGCAATCCAgtagaaacagaaaaaaaacatgtcatatCGACACTACCTCTTTTCAGATTGGaaaaattgtttcaaacatCCCCAATCTGGGATTTCTTAATCTGAGCTCCAACCCGCTAGCAGGGATGACCCTTGAGCCGCAGTGCGCTGAAGCCTTTTCTCGGGTCCGGCGCCTCGTCCTTAACAACACCCAAGTGTCCTGGGACACTGTGATGCTGCTCACCCGTGAGATCCCCGA GCTCGAGGAGTTGTTCCTGTGCCTTAATGAGTACAGTGGCGTGCGAGCCTCCAGTGTGGTCTGCCCTAGCCTCCGCCTGCTGCACATCACAGACAACAATCTACTCGACTGGGGTGAA GACAGCAAAGATATCCTGCAACGGCTCTTCCCCAACCTTCGCAGCATCAACCTCCACAACTCAG GTCTTAATCGATGGGAAGACATTGAGAAATTGAACTTCTTTCCTAAACTGGAGGAAGTGCGATTACAAGGCATCCCCTTACTGCAAACATACACCAACAAGGAGCGGCGCAGCCTGATGATTGCGCA GCTTCCCTCTATATCACTGCTGAATGGAAGCCTTGTAACGGAAAGCGAGAGAGAAGATGCCGAGAGGTTCTTCATCCGTTACCACTTGCACTGTCCTGAGGAGGAACTGCCTCGCCG ATACCATTGTCTGGTAAACAAGTATGGGAAGTTGGAACCTCTGGCTGAGATCGATCTCCGACCACGCTGCCATGCTCAAGTTGAGGTTCACTGTGAAGAAAAAGTGGAACAG CTAAACATCCGTTTAGACCAGACGGTGGCCGAGCTGAAGAAGCAACTGACGTCAGTAGTGCAGCTTTCCACCAACAGCATGAGGCTCTATTACATCGACAGGAACAGTGCCTTTGGCCCGGACGAACTCAAGTACAACACGCGAGCTCTTCACTCTTATAATATCCAAGATGGTGATGAGATACTTGTTGTGCCCAAGTCCAAGTGA
- the LOC133155716 gene encoding tubulin-specific chaperone cofactor E-like protein isoform X5, which produces MDVESPRQETRVKLQPFVPTSWSWTCPITTFKTGMRCCLWIGKIVSNIPNLGFLNLSSNPLAGMTLEPQCAEAFSRVRRLVLNNTQVSWDTVMLLTREIPELEELFLCLNEYSGVRASSVVCPSLRLLHITDNNLLDWGEVRKFGSMFPGLDTLVMANNNLASIQDSKDILQRLFPNLRSINLHNSGLNRWEDIEKLNFFPKLEEVRLQGIPLLQTYTNKERRSLMIAQLPSISLLNGSLVTESEREDAERFFIRYHLHCPEEELPRRYHCLVNKYGKLEPLAEIDLRPRCHAQVEVHCEEKVEQLNIRLDQTVAELKKQLTSVVQLSTNSMRLYYIDRNSAFGPDELKYNTRALHSYNIQDGDEILVVPKSK; this is translated from the exons ATGGATGTGGAATCACCAAGGCAGGAGACCAGAGTGAAATTGCAGCCTTTTGTGCCCACGTCATGGAGCTGGACCTGTCCCATAACAACTTTCAAGACTGGCATGAGGTGCTGTCTCTGG ATTGGaaaaattgtttcaaacatCCCCAATCTGGGATTTCTTAATCTGAGCTCCAACCCGCTAGCAGGGATGACCCTTGAGCCGCAGTGCGCTGAAGCCTTTTCTCGGGTCCGGCGCCTCGTCCTTAACAACACCCAAGTGTCCTGGGACACTGTGATGCTGCTCACCCGTGAGATCCCCGA GCTCGAGGAGTTGTTCCTGTGCCTTAATGAGTACAGTGGCGTGCGAGCCTCCAGTGTGGTCTGCCCTAGCCTCCGCCTGCTGCACATCACAGACAACAATCTACTCGACTGGGGTGAAGTACGCAAGTTTGGATCAATGTTCCCTGGGCTGGACACTCTGGTCATGGCCAACAACAATTTAGCGTCTATACAGGACAGCAAAGATATCCTGCAACGGCTCTTCCCCAACCTTCGCAGCATCAACCTCCACAACTCAG GTCTTAATCGATGGGAAGACATTGAGAAATTGAACTTCTTTCCTAAACTGGAGGAAGTGCGATTACAAGGCATCCCCTTACTGCAAACATACACCAACAAGGAGCGGCGCAGCCTGATGATTGCGCA GCTTCCCTCTATATCACTGCTGAATGGAAGCCTTGTAACGGAAAGCGAGAGAGAAGATGCCGAGAGGTTCTTCATCCGTTACCACTTGCACTGTCCTGAGGAGGAACTGCCTCGCCG ATACCATTGTCTGGTAAACAAGTATGGGAAGTTGGAACCTCTGGCTGAGATCGATCTCCGACCACGCTGCCATGCTCAAGTTGAGGTTCACTGTGAAGAAAAAGTGGAACAG CTAAACATCCGTTTAGACCAGACGGTGGCCGAGCTGAAGAAGCAACTGACGTCAGTAGTGCAGCTTTCCACCAACAGCATGAGGCTCTATTACATCGACAGGAACAGTGCCTTTGGCCCGGACGAACTCAAGTACAACACGCGAGCTCTTCACTCTTATAATATCCAAGATGGTGATGAGATACTTGTTGTGCCCAAGTCCAAGTGA